From a single Novipirellula caenicola genomic region:
- a CDS encoding MoxR family ATPase, which produces MSTTVESMQSQADEFRSRYGAVRDMIGRVIVGHDDIVHGVLTAMLCGGHCLLEGVPGLGKTMLVRTLAEVLELDFNRIQFTPDLMPADILGTNMINEDEHGRRQFEFQRGPVFTQILLADEINRATPKTQSAMLETMQEGTVTAAGQRFTLDKPFFVLATQNPIEQEGTYPLPEAQMDRFLFKLVVGYSSREDLNEIVDRTTRRVKTEIEKVMDGAEIMKWQSLVREVILAPHVQDYLVRLTLATHPDGAHSVKATNDYIRWGSSPRGAQTLALASKVRALLDGRYNVSFEDIRRVYLPAMRHRVLLNFEAQAEGVQPDQVLLDILEKVPDKAD; this is translated from the coding sequence ATGAGCACCACTGTCGAGTCGATGCAGAGCCAAGCGGATGAGTTTCGTAGTCGTTACGGAGCCGTGCGTGACATGATCGGCCGCGTGATCGTCGGTCACGACGACATCGTTCACGGCGTGTTGACGGCGATGTTGTGTGGCGGTCACTGTCTGCTCGAAGGCGTTCCCGGTCTCGGTAAAACGATGTTGGTGCGAACGCTTGCCGAAGTCCTCGAATTGGACTTTAACCGTATCCAATTCACCCCCGACTTGATGCCCGCCGATATTTTGGGCACGAACATGATCAACGAGGACGAACATGGCCGTCGCCAGTTCGAGTTTCAACGCGGGCCGGTGTTCACTCAAATCTTGTTAGCAGACGAAATCAACCGAGCGACACCCAAAACGCAATCCGCGATGCTCGAAACGATGCAAGAAGGAACCGTGACGGCGGCGGGCCAGCGATTCACGCTCGACAAACCCTTCTTCGTCCTGGCAACCCAAAACCCAATCGAACAAGAAGGTACGTACCCGTTGCCGGAAGCTCAAATGGACCGCTTTCTGTTCAAATTGGTGGTCGGTTACAGTTCTCGCGAAGATTTGAACGAAATCGTTGATCGCACCACTCGCCGAGTGAAAACGGAAATCGAAAAGGTGATGGATGGTGCCGAGATCATGAAGTGGCAATCGCTGGTCCGCGAGGTGATCCTTGCCCCTCATGTGCAAGATTACTTGGTGCGATTGACGTTGGCGACGCATCCCGACGGAGCACACAGCGTCAAGGCGACCAACGACTATATTCGCTGGGGCAGTAGCCCCCGGGGTGCCCAAACATTGGCACTGGCATCAAAAGTCCGAGCGCTGCTAGACGGCCGATACAATGTCAGCTTTGAAGACATCCGCCGCGTCTATTTGCCCGCGATGCGGCACCGCGTGCTGTTGAACTTTGAAGCGCAGGCCGAAGGGGTTCAGCCGGACCAAGTCTTGCTGGACATCTTGGAAAAGGTGCCGGACAAAGCCGATTGA
- a CDS encoding regulatory iron-sulfur-containing complex subunit RicT, translating to MSNAPSETETQPNANSGRLEYVVRCGSMRLLGVMRAKQSFRYGDQVVVRTTRGTEIGTVLCEATPAAVDHLAEPTEGSIVRALTADDQNQWKHLESKTHEDIEICQKLANRLNLQMDVVDAERILGGERMVVYYLAEQRIDFRQLVRDLAGHFQTRIEMRQIGVRDEAKLLADYGDCGQPICCANHLSKMPPVSMRMAKLQKATLDPTKISGRCGRLKCCLRYEFDTYEEMAAELPPVGSQILTRDGSATVLGQDILSQQLAIKTEDGRRIMLAGSDVISITKRGNNEKKPRGKKKK from the coding sequence ATGTCCAACGCCCCTTCCGAAACCGAAACCCAGCCCAACGCGAACTCTGGACGACTCGAATACGTTGTCCGTTGTGGGTCGATGCGTTTGCTGGGCGTGATGCGGGCGAAGCAGTCGTTTCGTTACGGGGATCAGGTGGTGGTACGAACCACGCGAGGCACCGAGATCGGGACGGTGCTTTGCGAGGCCACGCCCGCGGCGGTAGATCATCTGGCCGAACCGACGGAAGGGTCGATTGTGCGTGCCTTGACCGCCGATGATCAAAATCAGTGGAAGCACCTCGAGTCGAAGACGCACGAGGACATCGAAATCTGCCAAAAGTTGGCGAACCGCTTGAACTTGCAGATGGACGTCGTCGACGCCGAACGCATTTTGGGTGGCGAGCGGATGGTGGTCTACTATTTGGCCGAGCAGCGGATCGATTTCCGTCAGCTGGTTCGTGATTTGGCGGGTCATTTCCAAACCCGCATCGAAATGCGGCAGATCGGCGTACGTGACGAAGCGAAATTGTTGGCCGATTATGGAGATTGCGGACAACCGATCTGTTGTGCAAACCACCTCAGCAAAATGCCACCGGTTTCGATGCGGATGGCGAAACTACAGAAAGCGACGCTGGACCCCACAAAAATCTCAGGCCGTTGTGGTCGCTTGAAATGTTGTCTGCGATACGAATTTGATACCTACGAAGAAATGGCTGCCGAGCTGCCACCGGTGGGCAGCCAAATCTTGACTCGTGACGGCAGTGCAACGGTACTTGGACAAGACATTCTATCACAGCAGCTGGCGATCAAAACCGAAGATGGCCGCCGCATCATGCTGGCAGGCTCCGACGTCATCTCGATCACCAAACGTGGCAACAACGAAAAGAAGCCTCGCGGCAAAAAGAAGAAGTAG
- a CDS encoding CRTAC1 family protein: protein MNKNTLDNHPSESQDETEHLDDAAIGHAFRISLVAIAILIVVGGVAVYLFSRPEPPPEVRETKLAPVKIREASPLQLPKVMFTDVTEQAGIDFVHNNGATGDKLLPETMGGGCAVFDFDADGDQDLLFVNSMNWQWDLDDGDADGRAESTMALYRNDGGTFSDVTEGSGLDVSAYGMGAAVGDYNNDGKVDVFITALGSNRLFRNQGEGKFEEVTQSAGVAGDDDRWSTGAGWFDYDNDGDLDLFVANYVQWTRQYDQAQNFQLVGGGRAYGRPQNFEGTFPYLYRNDGDGRFTDVSADAGVQVRNPATGVQLAKSLGVAICDLDENGALDLIVSNDTVQNLLFRNTGDGKFQEFGVLSGIAFDSGGNARGAMGIDIAPLRNDKAMAVAIGNFSNEMTALYVSKRGRMQFFDEAISTGLGPSTRLELTFGIFYFDYDLDGRLDLFCANGHLEEDINRVQPSQHYEQPPQLFWNAGSTQGTEFVKVDAGHCGEDLLKPMVGRGAAYLDFDNDGDLDVLVTATGRKPRLLRNDLDLQHHYVRFELHGDGIHCNRDAIGAWVELTVADKVFRKQVMPTRSYLSQVELPVTFGLADAESIDNVTIQWPDGQRQEIGSVDIDQTHTVHRTP from the coding sequence ATGAATAAGAACACTTTGGACAACCATCCTTCGGAAAGCCAAGACGAAACCGAGCATCTTGATGATGCCGCGATTGGACACGCATTTCGAATTTCGCTGGTCGCAATCGCAATCTTGATTGTCGTTGGCGGCGTTGCCGTTTACCTGTTTTCACGACCTGAACCGCCCCCGGAAGTTCGTGAGACCAAATTGGCACCGGTGAAAATTCGCGAGGCGTCCCCGCTACAGCTACCGAAGGTAATGTTTACCGATGTGACGGAACAGGCGGGCATCGACTTTGTTCACAACAACGGAGCGACGGGCGACAAATTGCTTCCCGAAACGATGGGCGGCGGTTGCGCGGTGTTCGATTTTGATGCCGATGGTGATCAAGACCTGTTGTTCGTCAATTCGATGAATTGGCAATGGGATCTGGACGACGGCGATGCGGATGGTCGAGCGGAAAGCACGATGGCATTGTACCGCAACGATGGCGGCACGTTTTCTGATGTCACCGAGGGATCGGGGCTGGACGTTTCCGCGTACGGAATGGGTGCCGCCGTGGGCGACTATAACAACGACGGAAAGGTGGATGTGTTTATCACCGCGTTGGGAAGCAATCGGTTGTTCCGCAATCAAGGCGAGGGTAAGTTCGAAGAGGTGACACAGTCTGCGGGCGTTGCGGGAGACGATGACCGCTGGAGCACCGGGGCCGGTTGGTTTGACTACGACAACGATGGCGACTTGGATTTATTCGTCGCCAATTATGTCCAGTGGACTCGGCAATACGATCAAGCTCAAAACTTTCAACTGGTCGGTGGTGGGCGTGCTTACGGACGACCCCAGAATTTCGAAGGCACGTTCCCTTACTTGTATCGCAATGATGGCGATGGTCGATTCACCGACGTTTCCGCCGACGCAGGCGTCCAGGTGCGTAATCCGGCAACAGGGGTGCAGTTGGCCAAATCATTGGGGGTCGCCATCTGTGACCTCGATGAAAACGGTGCGCTTGATCTGATCGTGTCCAATGACACCGTTCAGAATTTGCTGTTCCGCAATACCGGCGACGGCAAGTTTCAAGAGTTTGGGGTGTTGTCGGGGATTGCGTTTGATTCGGGCGGGAACGCGCGTGGGGCGATGGGGATCGACATTGCGCCACTGCGCAATGACAAAGCAATGGCGGTGGCGATCGGAAACTTTTCCAACGAGATGACCGCGTTGTACGTTTCCAAACGAGGTCGAATGCAATTTTTTGATGAAGCCATCTCCACCGGGCTCGGGCCGAGCACTCGATTGGAGTTGACCTTTGGGATTTTCTACTTTGACTATGATTTGGATGGCCGCTTGGATCTATTTTGTGCCAACGGGCACCTGGAAGAGGATATCAACCGAGTGCAACCGAGTCAGCACTACGAACAGCCGCCGCAACTGTTTTGGAACGCCGGTTCGACACAGGGGACGGAGTTTGTCAAAGTCGATGCGGGGCACTGTGGTGAAGACTTGCTCAAGCCGATGGTCGGGCGAGGTGCCGCCTATCTCGATTTTGACAATGACGGCGATTTGGATGTGTTGGTGACGGCGACCGGACGCAAGCCACGGTTATTACGAAACGACCTCGATCTGCAGCACCATTATGTTCGCTTTGAATTGCACGGCGATGGCATCCACTGCAATCGCGATGCGATCGGGGCTTGGGTCGAATTGACTGTCGCCGACAAGGTGTTTCGTAAACAAGTGATGCCGACTCGCAGCTATTTGTCCCAAGTCGAGTTGCCGGTCACGTTTGGATTGGCGGACGCCGAGTCGATCGATAACGTGACGATCCAGTGGCCCGATGGACAGCGGCAAGAAATAGGATCGGTCGACATCGATCAAACGCATACGGTGCACCGAACCCCATAA
- a CDS encoding tetratricopeptide repeat protein, producing MFSVTASSGPVAAAKKKKYVRAVGPRLRKLLYVVFALVALLYANSGYLSLITFLEWKNNETYQDYYYQYMFLAHLVMGLLLIVPLVVFGLVHMWNTRTRRNRRALRIGYALFATSLLILISGLLLMRVSGFDLKQPIARSTVYWLHVVCPLIVIWLYWLHRLVGPKIKWRVGLGFAAAAAVSILALAIAQMQDPRNWNAVGPSSGTQYFEPSLARTASGNFIPANTMMQDEYCLKCHADVHKAWSDSVHRFSSFNNPPYLASVTGTRALSMQRDGSVQASRWCAGCHDPVPFFSGAFDDPDFDMLGHATSQAGITCTVCHAITHVNSVKGNADYTIEEPLHYPFAFSDNAALQWVNNQLVKAKPSFHKKTFLKPFHKTAEFCSTCHKVHLPLALNHYKDFLRGQNHYDSYLFSGVSGHGARSFYYPPKAQHNCNECHMPRVASDDFGAQVDPATGLMSVHDHMFPSANTGIAWLRGADDVIEAHREFLKDNVRVDWFALREDGEIDGKLTAPLRPHVPALSPGKTYLLDAVVRTLKLGHLFTQGTVDSNEVWLEVTVTSGDRVIGRSGAVNPDKFNEVDPWAHFLNVFMLDKDGNRIDRRNAEDIFTPLYNHQIPPGAAQTVHYELQLPDDLDAPVTVEVKVQYRKFDQRYMNIVANVNEELGQIIRGHEPGKEYRNDLPIVTMASDSITFPVAGVQAEVSNPKRDIPEWQRWNDYGIGLLLKGKAELRQAEEAFKEVEKLDRYDGPLNLARVLNTEGRLDEAVQALNRANQYADQPDFPRWTWAWLSGEINAQQGRLEEAVQNLRSVLEDNTEEMQRRGFDFSLDIEVINLLGQTLFDLSKVRERQGRQEESRQFVNDAIQQFKTTLEIDPENVSAHHNLQQLYEKIGDETLSEKHSKLHLRYKLDDNAQSRAIRLAREKYPAANHAAEAVVKYSLTRATE from the coding sequence ATGTTTAGTGTCACGGCAAGCAGCGGCCCAGTTGCCGCTGCGAAAAAGAAGAAATATGTACGCGCGGTCGGGCCGCGGTTACGCAAACTGTTGTACGTCGTTTTTGCGCTCGTCGCACTGCTGTACGCCAACTCGGGATACCTTTCGCTAATCACGTTCCTCGAGTGGAAGAACAACGAAACGTACCAAGATTATTACTACCAATACATGTTCCTCGCCCATTTGGTGATGGGGCTGCTGTTGATTGTTCCGCTAGTCGTGTTCGGGTTGGTCCACATGTGGAACACTCGCACGCGGCGAAACCGTCGAGCTTTGAGGATCGGGTATGCGCTGTTTGCCACCAGTCTACTGATTCTGATCAGCGGCTTATTGCTGATGCGAGTCAGTGGGTTTGACCTGAAACAGCCCATCGCCCGCAGCACCGTGTACTGGTTGCATGTGGTGTGTCCGCTGATCGTGATTTGGCTGTATTGGCTGCATCGTTTGGTGGGACCAAAAATCAAATGGCGAGTCGGGCTGGGGTTTGCGGCCGCCGCGGCGGTTTCCATCCTGGCACTTGCGATTGCGCAAATGCAAGATCCGCGAAACTGGAATGCGGTTGGACCAAGTTCGGGGACGCAATACTTCGAGCCATCGTTGGCCCGCACTGCAAGCGGTAATTTCATCCCTGCGAACACGATGATGCAGGACGAATACTGCTTGAAATGCCATGCCGATGTGCACAAAGCGTGGAGCGACAGCGTTCACCGGTTCAGCTCGTTCAACAATCCGCCCTATTTGGCAAGCGTCACAGGTACCCGCGCCCTTTCGATGCAGCGAGACGGTTCGGTCCAAGCATCACGTTGGTGTGCCGGTTGTCACGACCCGGTGCCGTTTTTCTCGGGGGCGTTTGACGATCCCGACTTTGACATGCTCGGACACGCGACATCGCAGGCAGGGATCACGTGTACGGTTTGTCACGCGATCACGCACGTCAATAGCGTCAAAGGCAATGCCGACTATACGATCGAAGAACCGCTGCACTACCCGTTTGCGTTCAGCGACAACGCGGCGCTGCAGTGGGTCAACAACCAATTAGTCAAAGCCAAACCGTCGTTTCATAAGAAGACATTCTTGAAACCGTTTCACAAGACCGCCGAGTTTTGTTCGACATGTCACAAAGTGCATTTGCCGTTGGCACTGAATCACTACAAAGACTTTCTTCGCGGACAAAACCACTACGATTCGTACTTGTTCAGCGGCGTTTCAGGCCACGGTGCTCGCAGTTTCTATTACCCACCGAAAGCTCAGCACAATTGCAATGAATGTCACATGCCGCGGGTCGCTTCGGACGATTTTGGAGCACAAGTTGATCCGGCCACCGGACTGATGAGTGTTCACGACCACATGTTTCCATCGGCCAACACCGGCATCGCATGGCTTCGCGGCGCGGATGATGTGATCGAAGCGCATCGCGAATTTCTCAAGGACAATGTTCGGGTCGATTGGTTCGCTCTTCGCGAGGATGGCGAGATTGATGGCAAATTGACCGCTCCGCTGCGTCCCCATGTTCCGGCGTTATCGCCAGGCAAGACCTATCTGTTGGACGCTGTCGTGCGAACGTTAAAGCTCGGGCATTTGTTCACTCAAGGAACGGTGGATTCGAATGAAGTTTGGCTCGAGGTCACCGTCACCAGCGGCGATCGTGTGATCGGTCGCAGCGGCGCGGTCAATCCAGACAAGTTCAACGAAGTGGATCCGTGGGCCCATTTCTTGAACGTGTTCATGCTGGACAAAGACGGAAATCGAATCGACCGCCGCAACGCGGAAGACATTTTTACGCCTCTGTACAACCATCAAATTCCGCCTGGTGCGGCCCAGACGGTTCACTACGAATTGCAGTTGCCCGACGATTTGGACGCGCCGGTGACCGTCGAAGTCAAGGTCCAGTACCGGAAATTTGACCAACGCTACATGAACATCGTGGCAAACGTCAACGAAGAATTAGGGCAGATCATTCGCGGTCATGAACCAGGCAAAGAGTACCGCAACGATCTGCCCATCGTGACGATGGCATCCGATTCGATCACCTTTCCGGTCGCAGGCGTGCAGGCCGAAGTGAGCAATCCCAAACGCGATATCCCCGAGTGGCAACGCTGGAACGATTATGGCATCGGACTGCTGCTGAAAGGGAAGGCCGAGTTGAGGCAGGCCGAAGAAGCGTTCAAAGAAGTCGAGAAACTTGATCGTTACGATGGACCTCTGAATCTGGCTCGTGTGCTCAACACCGAAGGGCGCCTGGACGAAGCGGTCCAGGCACTCAACCGAGCCAATCAGTATGCGGACCAGCCGGACTTTCCACGTTGGACTTGGGCGTGGCTGTCCGGCGAAATCAATGCGCAACAAGGCCGTTTGGAAGAGGCGGTGCAGAACCTTCGCAGCGTGCTCGAAGACAATACCGAAGAAATGCAGCGACGCGGATTTGATTTCAGTCTGGATATCGAAGTCATCAATCTGCTTGGACAAACGCTGTTTGATCTCAGCAAGGTTCGCGAACGGCAAGGACGCCAAGAAGAGTCACGGCAATTTGTCAACGACGCGATTCAGCAATTCAAGACGACCCTAGAGATCGATCCTGAAAACGTATCGGCTCATCACAATCTGCAGCAGCTATACGAAAAGATTGGCGACGAAACGCTGTCCGAAAAACACAGCAAACTGCATCTGCGATACAAACTCGATGACAATGCGCAAAGTCGAGCGATTCGATTGGCCCGCGAAAAATATCCCGCTGCCAATCATGCTGCCGAAGCCGTGGTGAAGTACTCGCTGACGCGTGCTACGGAATGA
- a CDS encoding fasciclin domain-containing protein codes for MRNFVVMVAVAAAMSVPAFSSAEEKESHTSSGKTIVEIAAGNEDFSTLVAAVKAAGLAETLSSKGPFTVFAPTNEAFDKLPKGTVESLLKPENKDKLVSILKYHVVSGKVMAADVVKLDEAKTVQGQSVQISTGSEGVSVNKSKVVKTDIKASNGVIHVIDSVLIPSDK; via the coding sequence ATGAGAAATTTCGTTGTAATGGTTGCCGTCGCCGCCGCAATGTCGGTCCCCGCCTTCAGCTCCGCAGAGGAAAAGGAGTCGCACACGTCCTCGGGCAAAACGATTGTTGAGATCGCCGCTGGCAACGAGGACTTTAGTACGTTGGTCGCTGCGGTCAAAGCCGCTGGTTTGGCCGAGACGCTTAGCAGCAAAGGGCCGTTCACTGTCTTCGCTCCGACCAATGAAGCGTTCGATAAGCTGCCCAAAGGAACGGTCGAGTCGTTGCTGAAACCCGAAAACAAAGACAAGTTGGTTTCGATTTTGAAGTACCACGTTGTCTCGGGCAAAGTCATGGCCGCCGATGTCGTCAAGCTAGACGAGGCCAAGACGGTACAGGGACAGTCGGTCCAAATCAGCACTGGCAGCGAAGGTGTGTCGGTCAATAAGTCAAAGGTCGTTAAAACGGACATCAAGGCATCCAATGGAGTGATCCACGTGATCGACTCGGTTTTGATCCCGTCGGACAAATAA
- a CDS encoding TIGR00266 family protein, producing the protein MEFRVNHAPVFSTLEFSLAQHEYVVAQPNSMLTMSAGISISAHVGRLDSDDETESSSESSNEQPSSAAETPSARRRPRNSWFGGIKSMLGGESFFTAEFRAKSDEQTVVLAPESYGDIVVLSLDAESGYYLTRGSYLANIGTTHVRIKYGGLKGLMSKKGLFLMHATGRGHVFCQAFGAIEHRQLAVNETLYVDNRFMVAFSDTVTYKLVKASESLKDSLMSGEGLINRYTGPGDVYFQTRGKPTGGILTALIDAAF; encoded by the coding sequence ATGGAATTCCGCGTCAACCACGCTCCTGTTTTCTCCACGCTCGAATTCTCGCTTGCCCAGCACGAGTACGTGGTAGCGCAGCCGAACAGCATGCTGACGATGTCGGCTGGGATTTCGATCTCGGCCCACGTCGGCCGGTTGGATTCGGACGACGAAACTGAATCTTCCTCTGAATCTTCCAACGAGCAGCCGTCGTCTGCAGCGGAGACGCCATCGGCACGGCGGCGGCCACGCAATTCGTGGTTTGGCGGCATCAAGAGTATGCTTGGGGGCGAAAGTTTCTTCACCGCCGAATTTCGCGCCAAATCCGACGAGCAAACCGTCGTACTGGCTCCGGAAAGTTACGGCGACATCGTCGTGCTGAGCCTGGACGCCGAATCGGGCTACTACCTGACACGCGGATCCTATTTGGCCAACATCGGCACGACTCACGTGCGAATCAAGTACGGTGGGCTAAAGGGATTGATGAGCAAGAAGGGATTGTTTCTGATGCACGCGACGGGACGCGGACATGTCTTTTGCCAAGCCTTTGGCGCGATCGAACATCGTCAACTCGCTGTGAACGAGACACTGTACGTGGACAATCGATTTATGGTCGCATTTTCGGACACCGTCACTTACAAACTCGTCAAAGCATCCGAGTCGCTGAAAGATTCGCTGATGTCCGGCGAAGGTTTGATCAACCGCTACACCGGCCCAGGCGATGTCTATTTCCAGACGCGTGGCAAACCGACTGGCGGAATTCTCACAGCCTTGATTGACGCAGCATTTTGA
- a CDS encoding M48 family metallopeptidase — MNLQAVPDREALLEQLRRANQFTWLWITVHVIGIIALIALIRWEQVVFAPIVSVTACLVILGPFAMELARTWGQKKKRIEDIKETTRFGELDKYKLQTLYRETLQRLKLPDERLPVYVTSDKSLNAGAMRLGRIFGGLNGIYLHRQVLHKLRGDEVQAVMGHELGHYYRFNLAGERFRLLTIVLGALVGILAVQWLQAVGYLGFIIVSAISTAFWFVSGIGRVRHGRTIEYLCDDFGAQVNGIEASISGLLKVGLDAEMRFLIQLEVMALNAGNELLTPSEMAAAVEKAIPYGHAAEPELFESVTRELKQRTQANRSASVSGFIKYVWENDIDEDDLKEQLELQAKQINNIDRLEWESILDDPQDVRLNQRQIEQLVQMILAAPEKSLFRILGEGDGIHPATSMRILYLWKNRDSASELVV; from the coding sequence ATGAATTTACAAGCGGTTCCCGATCGCGAAGCGTTGCTCGAACAACTGCGTCGCGCGAATCAGTTCACATGGCTATGGATCACCGTACACGTGATCGGCATCATCGCGCTGATCGCGTTGATTCGATGGGAACAAGTCGTGTTCGCTCCGATCGTCTCGGTCACAGCATGTTTGGTGATCCTCGGTCCGTTTGCGATGGAATTGGCGCGTACATGGGGTCAAAAGAAGAAACGAATCGAGGACATCAAAGAAACCACACGGTTCGGCGAGCTCGATAAATACAAACTGCAAACGCTCTATCGTGAAACACTTCAGCGGTTGAAACTGCCCGACGAGCGGCTGCCGGTTTACGTCACCAGCGACAAATCACTAAACGCCGGTGCCATGCGTTTGGGCCGCATCTTTGGTGGGCTAAACGGGATCTACCTGCACCGCCAAGTCCTGCACAAATTGCGAGGCGATGAAGTCCAAGCGGTGATGGGGCATGAACTTGGCCATTACTACCGATTCAACTTGGCAGGTGAGCGATTTCGCTTGCTGACGATTGTGCTCGGGGCGTTGGTCGGCATTCTCGCCGTCCAGTGGCTGCAGGCGGTTGGCTATCTCGGTTTCATCATCGTCTCGGCAATCAGTACAGCCTTTTGGTTCGTTAGCGGAATCGGCAGGGTGCGACACGGACGAACGATCGAATACCTATGCGATGACTTTGGGGCGCAGGTCAACGGAATCGAGGCCTCGATTAGCGGTTTGCTAAAAGTCGGTTTGGATGCCGAGATGCGTTTTCTGATTCAACTCGAAGTCATGGCGCTTAACGCCGGCAACGAACTGCTAACCCCAAGTGAAATGGCGGCCGCAGTCGAAAAAGCGATCCCCTACGGCCACGCGGCCGAACCCGAATTGTTCGAATCGGTCACGCGTGAACTGAAGCAACGAACGCAGGCCAATCGCAGTGCCTCGGTATCCGGTTTTATCAAATACGTCTGGGAAAACGACATCGACGAGGACGACCTCAAAGAACAACTCGAGTTGCAGGCCAAACAGATCAACAACATCGATCGATTGGAATGGGAATCGATCCTGGATGACCCTCAGGATGTCCGTTTGAACCAACGTCAAATCGAACAATTGGTGCAAATGATCCTGGCGGCACCTGAAAAATCGCTGTTTCGTATCCTGGGCGAAGGCGATGGAATCCACCCCGCAACGTCGATGCGAATTTTGTATCTTTGGAAGAATCGCGATAGTGCGTCCGAGTTGGTGGTGTAG
- the ilvA gene encoding threonine ammonia-lyase, with protein sequence MVHDSTVLASVQSIHEAETRIRDNVRHTPLLPSARLSLAFDANVLLKREDLQDVRSYKIRGAYNRMTQLTPAQRAAGVVCASAGNHAQGFAYACNAMQINGRIYMPAVTPKQKVDKVRMFGKEHVDVFLVGDTFDDAAAEAHKATAEGLTYVPPFDDPAIVAGQGTVGLEILADYTEPIDYVLVAVGGGGLISGLGSYFHHQSPATKIIGVEPTGAPAMYESLRQGKVVTLETIDNFVDGAAVKRVGDLNFAIAQQVVDRMLLVPEGKVCSEMLRLYNDEGLVVEPAGALAIAALEQIKDEIQGKTVVCIVSGSNNDINRTEEIRDRALLYEGLQHYFIIKFPQRAGALRDFLNNVLGPTDDITHFEYTKKHNRETGPALVGLQIAKADDYAGLIERMNASHIEYQVVNEQRMLFDLLV encoded by the coding sequence ATGGTTCACGATTCCACGGTGCTCGCCAGCGTCCAGTCCATTCATGAGGCCGAAACGCGAATTCGCGACAACGTCCGCCATACGCCGTTGTTGCCTAGCGCGCGGTTATCGCTTGCGTTTGATGCCAATGTGCTGCTGAAACGCGAAGATCTACAAGACGTTCGCAGCTACAAGATTCGTGGTGCGTACAACCGGATGACGCAATTGACGCCCGCGCAGCGAGCTGCCGGCGTGGTCTGCGCCTCCGCTGGCAACCACGCTCAAGGGTTCGCCTATGCGTGCAACGCGATGCAGATCAATGGCCGCATCTATATGCCTGCGGTGACACCCAAGCAGAAAGTTGACAAGGTTCGCATGTTCGGCAAAGAACACGTGGATGTGTTTTTGGTGGGCGATACGTTTGATGACGCTGCGGCCGAAGCGCACAAAGCGACCGCCGAAGGATTGACCTACGTGCCGCCGTTTGACGATCCTGCGATCGTGGCGGGTCAAGGCACCGTCGGGCTCGAGATCCTTGCCGACTACACCGAGCCGATCGACTATGTCTTGGTCGCCGTCGGCGGCGGCGGATTGATCTCGGGATTGGGAAGCTATTTTCACCATCAATCACCGGCGACGAAGATCATCGGAGTGGAACCGACCGGGGCACCGGCGATGTATGAAAGTTTGCGTCAAGGCAAAGTGGTCACCCTGGAGACGATCGACAACTTCGTCGATGGGGCGGCGGTGAAACGCGTGGGGGATTTGAATTTTGCTATCGCGCAACAAGTCGTTGACCGGATGCTGCTTGTTCCCGAAGGCAAAGTCTGCAGCGAGATGCTGCGGCTGTACAACGACGAAGGTCTGGTGGTCGAACCGGCCGGCGCGCTGGCGATTGCGGCACTCGAGCAAATCAAGGACGAGATCCAAGGCAAAACCGTTGTCTGTATCGTCAGCGGCAGCAACAACGACATCAACCGTACCGAAGAAATTCGCGATCGAGCGTTACTGTACGAAGGGCTCCAGCATTACTTTATCATCAAGTTCCCACAGCGCGCCGGAGCGCTGCGAGACTTCTTGAACAATGTGCTCGGCCCCACCGACGACATTACCCACTTCGAGTACACCAAGAAACACAATCGTGAAACCGGTCCCGCGCTGGTCGGATTGCAGATCGCCAAAGCCGATGACTACGCCGGGTTGATCGAGCGGATGAACGCCAGCCATATCGAATACCAAGTCGTCAACGAGCAGCGAATGCTGTTTGATCTGCTTGTCTAA
- a CDS encoding DUF3565 domain-containing protein translates to MQQPIVGYHRDEEGHWVAQLRCGHYQHVRHDPPWMNRLWVTTAAGRESRLGVKLECKKCDEGAPSDPPLPSCQSDC, encoded by the coding sequence ATGCAGCAGCCCATTGTCGGATACCACCGAGACGAAGAAGGCCATTGGGTCGCCCAGCTCCGGTGTGGACACTACCAACACGTCCGACATGATCCTCCGTGGATGAATCGTCTGTGGGTGACGACAGCGGCGGGTCGCGAGTCTCGGTTGGGCGTGAAATTGGAATGCAAGAAGTGCGACGAAGGGGCGCCCAGTGATCCCCCGCTGCCAAGCTGCCAATCGGACTGCTAG